The following nucleotide sequence is from Paroedura picta isolate Pp20150507F chromosome 1, Ppicta_v3.0, whole genome shotgun sequence.
CGCCTCGCCCTGTCATTGATGGGAAATCAACTGGATCGCATCACCCACCTGAATTACAGCGAGCTGCCGACCGGGGACCCTTCGGGGATCGAGAAGGACGAGCTGCGCGTCGGGGTGGCGTACTTCTTCTCGGAtgaggaggaggacctggacgagcgcgGGCAGGCGGACAAGTACAGCGTGAAGAGCTCCGGCAGCCCGGCCCCGgagacccccacccaccaccaccaccatcatcaccaccaccatcaccaccacccaaCGCAGCTGGTGCTCAGCGAGCCCCAGTTCTCGGCCTTCCGCGGCCAGGAATGCATCTTCTCCAAAGTCAGCTGCGACCCCCAGGCGGGGGATCTGAGCGTCTACCCGGTCTCGGCCCTGCCGGCCTTGTGCAAGGCGGGGGACCTGCTGGAGCTTTTCTACCTGGGGCCGTCGGACCaccacccgccgccgccgccgcactgGGCCGTCTACGTGGGCAGCGGGCAGATCATCCACCTGCACCAGGGCCAGATTCGCCAGGACAGCTTGTacgaggcggcggcggggggcaaCGTGGGCCGGGTGGTGAGTAGCTGGTACCGCTACCGCCCCCTGCTGGCCGAGCTGGTGGTGCAGAACGCCTGCGGCCACCTGGGCTTAAAGAGCCCCGAGATCTGCTGGACGAACTCGGAGAGCTTCGCCGCTTGGTGCCGCTTCGGCAACCGGGAGTTCAAAGCCGGCGGCGAGCTCCAGCCGGCCTCGGGCTCTCAGCCCCAGCAGCAATACTATCTCAAGATCCACCTGGCAGACAACAAGGTGCACACGGTGCGCTTCCAGAGCCTCGAGGACCTAATCAGGGAGAAGCGCCGCATCGACGCCAGCAGCAAACTGAGGGTGATCCAAGAGCTGGCCCTCGTGGATGACAAAGAATAAGCACTACAATATACAATACatgatatatatattataataattttttaagaaaaaaggaggaggggagagactagCCTCCGGCCCGACCGTGCACGACGCAAGCCGCTCTCCTCCCGGACTCGCCGCCCCACGTGGCCCCCTCCCCGCGCCCTTCCCCATTGAGGAAACCCCCATGGCAACATTCCAAAGGAAACCAGCAgcgatcctccccttcccattggcCAGTCCCGGGTTCGCCTTCGACTAATCATAGTAataagagcgggggggggggggggaaggggaggagccacgcCTCTCCCGGCAGCCGATGTTGACCCGACTTCCCCGCGCGcttaataaaacatcaaattgatttttctccccttttgGAACGTTCGTGGCTTTCATCTCGGAGGAGGGCGGCGGCGCTTCCCATTGGtttgtttgcttcccccccccacttcgcggaggggggctggggtggggttaGGGCTGAGTGGCTCCGGAGGGAAGAAGGGGCAGATtctcgaggggggggggtgggcctcGCTTCCTTGTTCGCTCAGCCGCCTCCCCCCCACGCCGGAAAGGGTGGGTGGGGCACCTTCAGGGTTTAAGGCGGCGCCTGGTGGTATTCAGGATCGCCCCGTACAGGATCGGTCCTTCGCGGTGTCCTGCCCCATTGAACTCCGCGTTGCCGGCCCTGCGGTCGGCGGACATCCGTGGGCTTAGATCGGAGTACCTCTGCGTAGGATCGCATTGGCCACCCGCTTCAAGGGCCCAGAAGCGACAAGAGAGTGAGAGATTTGGTTGTCGCTCGAACCCATGCCTATTGACTCATAAAGATCGATTCAAATGGGGAGCCGctttggtctgaagtggcacaataaaatcagaatccagtggcacctttaagaccaacgaagattgtTTACTCATAAGTAACCCCTGCCAAGCGCGGCGGGCGTTTCCCCACAGAGGATTCCAATGCAGTTGCTCTTCCCtttgtgttgtgttttgtttggaAGCTTAAGTCTTCcacgtttccccctccccccccccttttagggcAGCCTCATGGGCCATTCGTTTTATTTGCTTTCAAACAGAGTGGGAGGGACAGATTGCCTCCCCTGGTTAATTGATAAGGAAGGCTCGGGTGTCGTTTCGGGTCCCGTGATGAGGCAAAGGAAGGGTCTTGGGTTGTGCTGATCGTCCGGGGTCGGCTTTGGGGTTTGGCAATCGGCCATTGAATGCCTGGGGGGTCCTGGTTCTTGGGGCTGGAAAGTCCTCGGTGCTGTGTCTAACAAGGATTAGACTGTGCTAGAATCTAACAAGGATTAGATTATGCCAGAACTTGAGAAAGCCAAACAGTTCATACTGGGCAGAGAAATtgagtgttttgggttttttggggggaggggggagcaatgtATCCCAAGGGGTGGGGTCAGCCTGTGggtgatgggggaagggaggatgtGACCTCTGCAGGGACCACCCTCCTTTTACTTTTTgattattttctccaggtgaagtgcAGAGAGCCTTAAGCAGAAATGGAGCTCATAGCAACCGGGCTCTTTTTAAATAGGTTGGAAGTCTTCCATGCCTCCCCCCTCTTTTGTCTGAAGTGATCACAGTCCAAGGTGTTAAATACTTCACGCTTCCTTTCTGCCACTGTTCTCCAAGCGGAGAAGGAAAACCAGGAGGGTGGAGAGCTGGGGAGTTCACAGAGGGCCTGAGCCAGCCTTTCCAAAACAAGCAGCCCTCAGTAGAGATGGGCCTTTCAAGGGGGAGAACTCTTCCTGGCTGCACCCCTAGGCCTGACACTTGCAGAAATAGATCTATCCATGGACGGGTTGGACCGGCCTGTGACCGAAGGCACCTAAGAGCGGGTGGGCCGCAAGTGAAGTTTCCACCTGGGCTTTTCAAGAGAACCTGGTTGCGGTTGAGGCCGGTCCTGTGTTTTCCTTTGCCTGCCCTGCTCGAGGGGGATCCCTGCCTCTTTGGACTACAGCTTCTGTTCTCCCATTCTGCACGGAGGCAGAGACAGGTGAGTCTATGCCAGACATAAGCCGTTCATTATTTATAGTCTCACGTTGGCCAAGCTGCAAATAGATTGCCGCTGAGTTGGCTGGAAGATCAGATCGATCACCGGCTCGGTCTGGGGTAAGTCTGTGAAGCCGGAAGTTGGTCCCCAAAGATGTAAGCGGAGATTGGCTTGCGTTTGCAGTCCTCGGTCTGTTTTGTTCGGTGTGAATCTGGTATGTCAACGGAGTTGCTTGTATTTCGGTGGTGCGGCTGTCCGACGGCCCCATTTGGCAATGGTCAAACTCTTGCGTGTACGAACCTTTGATTTCTTAAACTTATTTGCAAGAACTGCATAGACTGCTATAGCACAGCAAATGGCCAAACAGCAGCAATGGACTTTCCTTTATCTACGTACCTTACCTTTGCTATTAAGTATCAGCAGAACCTTAGAGCAAAAGCTGGTTGCAGGTTATTG
It contains:
- the LRATD1 gene encoding protein LRATD1 → MGNQLDRITHLNYSELPTGDPSGIEKDELRVGVAYFFSDEEEDLDERGQADKYSVKSSGSPAPETPTHHHHHHHHHHHHHPTQLVLSEPQFSAFRGQECIFSKVSCDPQAGDLSVYPVSALPALCKAGDLLELFYLGPSDHHPPPPPHWAVYVGSGQIIHLHQGQIRQDSLYEAAAGGNVGRVVSSWYRYRPLLAELVVQNACGHLGLKSPEICWTNSESFAAWCRFGNREFKAGGELQPASGSQPQQQYYLKIHLADNKVHTVRFQSLEDLIREKRRIDASSKLRVIQELALVDDKE